Proteins encoded by one window of Yamadazyma tenuis chromosome 2, complete sequence:
- the ECM4 gene encoding S-glutathionyl-(chloro)hydroquinone reductase (EggNog:ENOG503NTZJ; COG:O): MSKISAPSMGGFKLPLSDKGSFMRKASVFRSFVSADDPVFKPEAGRYHLYVSLACPWAHRALIVRDLLKLQDVIGLSIVHHNMDSKGWRFITKEPKDPKDLSEGTIDHVYGFERLSQLYYKANEGYEGRYTVPVLWDKKTETIVNNESSEIIRMLHEFKSVTGFDEDYYPETHQKQIDEINEWIYPYINNGVYKSGFAGTQEAYEEAVLALFEHLDKVEKILEDKYSSNKDSKFYYLIGDQLTEADIRLFTTIVRFDPVYHQHFKTNIRMIRHDYPFLNKWLQKLYWQKDSFKSTTDFDHIKKHYTQSHSHINPLGIVPVGPVPHILPL; this comes from the coding sequence ATGTCCAAGATTTCAGCTCCTTCAATGGGAGGATTCAAGCTCCCACTCAGTGATAAAGGTTCCTTCATGAGAAAAGCTTCTGTGTTCAGAAGCTTTGTCAGTGCCGACGACCCAGTTTTCAAACCTGAAGCCGGAAGGTACCACTTATACGTATCTTTGGCTTGTCCATGGGCTCACAGAGCATTGATTGTTCGggacttgttgaagcttCAAGATGTTATTGGGTTATCGATTGTGCACCACAACATGGATTCCAAGGGCTGGAGattcatcaccaaggaGCCCAAAGATCCAAAAGACTTATCCGAAGGAACTATTGATCATGTTTATGGGTTTGAAAGATTGAGTCAGCTTTACTACAAGGCCAATGAAGGCTACGAGGGAAGATATACAGTTCCCGTATTATGGGATAAAAAGACCGAAACCATTGTCAACAATGAAAGTTCCGAGATCATCAGAATGTTGCATGAGTTCAAGAGCGTGACCGGGTTTGACGAGGACTATTACCCAGAGACCCACCAAAAACagattgatgaaatcaacgaGTGGATTTACCCCTACATCAACAATGGGGTCTACAAATCAGGGTTTGCGGGAACTCAAGAAGCGTATGAAGAAGCGGTGCTTGCTTTGTTCGAGCACTTGGATAAGGTGGAAAAAATTTTGGAGGATAAGTACAGTAGCAACAAGGACTCCAAATTCTACTACTTGATTGGAGACCAATTGACCGAAGCAGATATCCGGTTGTTCACCACCATTGTTCGGTTTGACCCTgtttatcatcaacatttcaaaaccaacaTTCGTATGATCAGACATGACTATCCATTTTTGAACAagtggttgcaaaagttgTATTGGCAGAAGgattctttcaaatccACTACCGACTTCGACCACATCAAAAAACACTATACCCAGTCCCACAGCCACATTAATCCCTTGGGAATCGTGCCAGTTGGACCAGTTCCCCATATTTTACCTTTGTAA